Below is a genomic region from Virgibacillus dokdonensis.
TCGCCAACTATTTTCATTCCAAAGTTAGGTTTATGTTCAATAAACAACCCATAAAATTGTAGTAATTCTCGAACCGTTTTTAAATCACCTTGTAAAGTAGATCTACTAATGAATAACTCTGCAAGTAACTCCTCTATTTTTATATAATCGGTACAAAACAATAGTTTTTCTAATAGATAATTTACTCTGGCACTTGAATCTACGGGGACCACCGTGCGAAATTCGTTTACACATTTTGATAACAATTTAGTTATTTTTTCTTTATTCTTGCCTTTTAAAATATATCCTTTTCCGCGTAAGGATTTAATATACATATTGTAGTCTCTAAGAATCGTATTCAATTGTTTTATTTCCATTCTTACTGTCTTCGGACTTACATTAACCTCCGTAGCCAGTTGAGCACTCGTCACCACCATACCTTCTTCGTTATCAAGCAATTTTAAAATTGCAAACTGGCGAGATCTCATAAGCTCACCTCAGTTATATAATACAGACTTTAAATTATATAAATAAACAATTGTTTTTTTCTATATTTAACATCAGCAAATTAACCCTATAGCATCATTGGGATTTCTCCCAAAAATTCACAGAGTCATTTTAATACTAAGAAACTATATCAATCCATTAATTATTTTTTCAACTCCTCCCCTGCTATTTTCTTTTATTATATACAATTATTTATTGTTTGTAAAACTTTATACCAATTTTTAATTGCCTTAATCTCCACAGTCTTTTGGTTTACAAAATAAAATATTCATCTGATATAAGGATATACAAAAAGCGCATCAAGTAATGCGCAACCGTTTTTGGGTGATCTTTAAAACGTAGTTAGAGTTTTTATCTTCTAATTAATAATTGAAGCCAGTATTTATCTATTTAAAAACCGTTTAATTTTTATCTTTCCCCCATATTTCCAAACACTTCTTTTTTACTTTTTCTGCTTCAGATTCTGTTTTGCATAGTAATAAACAATTGTCATCACCACTAATGACACCTGCTAGCTGCTTCCATTCTAACGATTCCATCATATATCCAATGGCTTTCGCATTGCCTGGATCTGTTCTAATAATGACAAAGATTCCCGACACTTCGATGGATTGAATCGCTTCCGAAAAAAACTGTTGTAATTTTTGAATGGTTGATGATTTTTCTTTTACACTGCTGGGTAAATGATAACTCTCCACACCATTTGGTGAATACTCTTTCCTCACTTGTATTTCTTGCATATCTCTTGAAATGGTTGCTGGTGTAACATCATACCCCTGATTCTTTAATAATTCACGTAATTCTTTTTGCGTACGCACTTCGTTGGTTCGTATAAGTGCACAAATTTTTTCTTGGCGTTCTTTTTTATTCATCAAACAACCTCCCATTTACAAGGGATTATTATAGATACTGTGCTCCCGCTTCAAATTTTTGAATCATCGTGAAGCGAGAGCCTAGATAATAAGCCAACAATACCGCAACTATTCATTTTGGATAACTGTTCCAGCATTTTCTCCTACAGCTTCAGCAGCTTTACTTAGCGAAGTAATAATACATTTTCTACCAGGTTTCGATTCAACAAATGTAATGGCAGCTTCTATTTTTGGCAACATACTACCTGCAGCGAATTGACCTTCTTCCGCATATCTTCGTAATTCTGTTGTGGTAACTTGTTCGAGCACTTTTTGCTCTGGTTTTTGATAATTTACATATACATGTTCTACTTCAGTTAAAATTACTAACTTATCTGCTTGAATGAGCTCTCCTAATTTCTCGGAAGCAAAATCTTTATCTATCACAGCTTCTACACCGATAATCTGCTCATTCTTTGAATAAACTGGAATACCACCGCCACCAGTACTAATCACAATCGTTTCCTTAT
It encodes:
- a CDS encoding arginine repressor is translated as MNKKERQEKICALIRTNEVRTQKELRELLKNQGYDVTPATISRDMQEIQVRKEYSPNGVESYHLPSSVKEKSSTIQKLQQFFSEAIQSIEVSGIFVIIRTDPGNAKAIGYMMESLEWKQLAGVISGDDNCLLLCKTESEAEKVKKKCLEIWGKDKN